CCATAGCCTTTATAACAGTGGTGGGTTTCACTTGTGAAGTTCTATGGACCATAAGATTAGCGTTTACCCGTGATGATGTGAGGTAAAAACAATAAGAAttttaagtattatttgattttaattataaataatttttagatttcTCAATAAACAAATGGCCTGTGAACAAGTGGAGACTAGAGTTGGACCCATGTATCCGCCGCCTCAAAGAAAATTCAGGGTTTATAATCAGAAATATGAAAATCCTAAAGGTGTAATAGCGGCCATACAAACAGCGGAAGAGGAATGATATTAAttctcaataaaaatttaaaataaaaagtatttaaataaaaaattactaataaactataaaattatctaattttgtttatttttctttaaacaaaattattacttttaatCCAATTTTCACTATAACTATgcaatttaaaatatcatatgACATCTAATCAATAAAATATGAGACATTAGGGCACCAAAACCACTATATCCATCCACAAACTTTTAGTAACGCAGTGGTTTTTGGAAACCCAACAAAACTTAATATTGTCTCGGTTACTAAAGGATATTTCTTCAAAACACATCCCGCAGTTATATGAGCCTTTCTGGTgcattttgtgtgttttgtctTTGGGGTTCTTTAAAAGAGGGAAACATTTCAACATTGTCATACAACATATTTCCTGGAAGGTAAAGACCATGTAGAAGTAAACCAAGAAATAAGGTCACACATGTATAACTGAAGCATATACAATTGTATTTATGCGTTGTAATGTGatattttcatttactttttaaataaagtaggAAAAAACTGCCATACAAGGAagtagttattttttataaatttaataattaaattaacgtAACAAACTGGTTTAGGTATTGTAGCAAATTGAGGGGGGAATTTGAATTGAATGTTTGTATATTGTAAAGGTATTTTAGTTTCCTATCAATAAGTTAATTAGGATTTCTTATGAATTctataggtctttatgtagtcgaAGATAAACTACAATCGCAGGTCTTCTTGTAGTCGACGATAAAC
The nucleotide sequence above comes from Calliphora vicina chromosome 1, idCalVici1.1, whole genome shotgun sequence. Encoded proteins:
- the ymp gene encoding uncharacterized protein ymp; the protein is MALPLTMARFSNSLYKPFLLQIKPFRRLQRHRSHFTPIAGWLEKPKSLLFHPKNILKHAEVIPIAFITVVGFTCEVLWTIRLAFTRDDVRFLNKQMACEQVETRVGPMYPPPQRKFRVYNQKYENPKGVIAAIQTAEEE